One Paroedura picta isolate Pp20150507F chromosome 3, Ppicta_v3.0, whole genome shotgun sequence genomic window carries:
- the LOC143833957 gene encoding uncharacterized protein LOC143833957 isoform X1, with translation MRAGEQLPGGGPGRRLPPEPGGGEEAGGPVKMEAKSSEAEGTPLEEEWKEQSQDPAQDGLSHGSRETVSGFGKDVETAAAPAVQGPFSFEEVAVSFTKAEWALLDLGQIALYREVMLENYGNVAFLARNVGETVMETDESLKSAERLESFSRGSPESISFPAEDIKETTEEFKEFLMEREEEEESECNFRDGEGPERQEERHGEEMRGKPIPCQGGDVHEVIHMVEETHKCLDGGLDFMTHQRIHIGETFCSCSECGKRFSEKSSLFQPQRKTSHHSGGKIFICSESGNSLFAGNTHKCVLCGTCFECVSQLLLHQRIHTEGKTFECPQYGKIYSGTGGIQSHQRTNTAERPFECSECGKRFSRSGALQQHKRTHTGEKPFECSVCGKRFSQSGALQQHQRTHTGEKPFQCSECGKRFSRTADLQLHLRTHTGDKPFECLDCGKRFSWSGSLQLHQRTHTGEKPFECLECGKRFSRSGNLQLHQRTHTGEKPFECLECGKRFSRSADFQLHQRTHTGEKLFECLECGKRFSRSADLQLHQRTHTGEKPFECSECGKRFSLSGHLQRHQRTHTGEKPFECSECGKKFSQSGTLQHHLRIHTGEKPFVCSECGKRFSRSGSLQLHQRIHTGEKPFECSECGKRFSRSGALQLHQRTHTGEKPFECSECGKRFSRSADLQPHQRTHTGEKPFECLECGKRFSQSGHLQLHQRTHTGEKPFECSECGRTFRHRWSLQHHLRSHTGEKPFKCSECGKRFRHRCSLQHHLRAHTQE, from the exons atgcgggccggagagcagctcccaggcggtggccctggccgaaggcttcctcctgagccgggcggaggagaagaggcaggtggaccag TGAAGATGGAAGCCAAGAGCTCCGAGGCAGAAGGGACTCcgctggaggaagagtggaaggagcAGTCCCAGGACCCGGCTCAAGATGGCCTCTCGCATG GCAGTAGAGAGACCGTGTCCGGCTTTGGCAAAGATGTGGAAACGGCAGCTGCACCTGCAGTTCAG GGTCCCTTTTCCTTCGAGGAGGTGGCTGTCTCTTTCACCAAggccgagtgggccctgctggatctgggCCAAATTGCTCtctacagggaagtcatgctggagaactatgggaatgtggcctttctgg CCAGGAATGTAGGAGAGACTGTGATGGAGACAGACGaaagcctcaaatctgcagaaaggCTGGAGAGTTTCTCAAGAGGATCTCCAGAGAGCATTTCCTTCCCAG CTGAAGACATCAAGGAGACAACTGAGGAATTCAAGGAGTTCTTGatggaaagagaagaggaagaagagtctgAATGTAACTTCCGGGATGGAGAGGGACCAGAGAGGCAGGAAGAAAGACATGGAGAGGAGATGAGGGGAAAACCCATTCCTTGCCAAGGAGGGGATGTACATGAAGTAATTCACATGGTGGAAGAAACACACAAATGCTTGGATGGGGGACTGGATTTTATGACACACCAAAGAATCCATATAGgagagacattttgtagctgctcAGAGTGTGGCAAAAGGTTTTCAGAGAAATCAAGTCTTTTTCAACCCCAGAGGAAGACCTCCCACCATTCAGGAGGGAAAATATTTATCTGCTCAGAAAGTGGAAATAGTTTGTTTGCTGGGAATACACATAAATGTGTTCTGTGTGGAACATGCTTCGAGTGCGTATCACAGCTCCTTTTacaccaaagaatccacacagaggGAAAAACTTTTGAATGCCCACAGTATGGAAAGATATACAGTGGGACTGGCGGTATTCAAAGTCATCAAAGAACCAACACAGCAGAgaggccttttgaatgctcagaatgtggaaagagattcagtaggAGCGGTGCTCTTCAGCAGCacaaaagaacccacacaggagagaaaccctttgaatgctcagtgtgtggaaagagattcagtcagagtggtgcTCTTCAGCAACACCAAAGaactcacacgggggagaaaccttttcaatgctccgaatgtggaaagagatttagtcgGACTGCTGATCTTCAACTGCacctaagaacccacacaggggataaaccatttgaatgcttGGATTGTGGGAAAAGGTTCAGCTGGAGTGGCAGTCTCCagctgcatcaaagaacccacacaggggagaaaccttttgaatgcttggagtgtggaaagagattcagtcggagtggtaatcttcagctgcatcagagaactcacacaggggagaaaccttttgaatgtttggagtgtggaaagagatttagtcgGAGTGCTGATTTTCaactgcatcaaagaacccacacaggtgaGAAACTTTTTGAATGtttggaatgtggaaagagattcagtcggagtgcTGATCTTCAgctacatcaaagaacccacactggggagaaaccttttgaatgctcagagtgtgggaaaagattcaGCTTGAGTGGCCATCTCcaacggcatcagagaacccacacaggggagaaaccttttgaatgctctgagtgtggaaagaaattcagtcagagtggcactcttcaacaCCACttaagaatccacacaggagaaaaacctttTGTATGCtccgagtgtggaaagagattcagtcggagtggcagtcttcagctgcatcagagaatccacacaggggagaaaccttttgaatgctccgagtgcggaaagagattcagtcggagtggtgctcttcagctgcatcaaagaacacacacaggggagaaaccttttgagtgctcagagtgtggaaaaagattcagtcGGAGTGCTGATCTTCAAccgcatcaaagaacccacacaggggagaaaccttttgaatgcttggagtgtggaaagagattcagtcagagcggCCATCTTCAgttgcatcaaagaacccacacaggggagaaaccttttgagtgctccgAGTGTGGAAGGACATTCCGTCATAGATGGAGTCTTCAGCACCACCTAAGatctcacacaggggagaaaccttttaaatgctccgagtgtggaaagagattccgtcacaGATGCAGTCTTCAACACCACCTGAGAGCCCACACACAGGAGTAA
- the LOC143833957 gene encoding uncharacterized protein LOC143833957 isoform X4, protein MRAGEQLPGGGPGRRLPPEPGGGEEAGGPVKMEAKSSEAEGTPLEEEWKEQSQDPAQDGLSHGSRETVSGFGKDVETAAAPAVQEARNVGETVMETDESLKSAERLESFSRGSPESISFPAEDIKETTEEFKEFLMEREEEEESECNFRDGEGPERQEERHGEEMRGKPIPCQGGDVHEVIHMVEETHKCLDGGLDFMTHQRIHIGETFCSCSECGKRFSEKSSLFQPQRKTSHHSGGKIFICSESGNSLFAGNTHKCVLCGTCFECVSQLLLHQRIHTEGKTFECPQYGKIYSGTGGIQSHQRTNTAERPFECSECGKRFSRSGALQQHKRTHTGEKPFECSVCGKRFSQSGALQQHQRTHTGEKPFQCSECGKRFSRTADLQLHLRTHTGDKPFECLDCGKRFSWSGSLQLHQRTHTGEKPFECLECGKRFSRSGNLQLHQRTHTGEKPFECLECGKRFSRSADFQLHQRTHTGEKLFECLECGKRFSRSADLQLHQRTHTGEKPFECSECGKRFSLSGHLQRHQRTHTGEKPFECSECGKKFSQSGTLQHHLRIHTGEKPFVCSECGKRFSRSGSLQLHQRIHTGEKPFECSECGKRFSRSGALQLHQRTHTGEKPFECSECGKRFSRSADLQPHQRTHTGEKPFECLECGKRFSQSGHLQLHQRTHTGEKPFECSECGRTFRHRWSLQHHLRSHTGEKPFKCSECGKRFRHRCSLQHHLRAHTQE, encoded by the exons atgcgggccggagagcagctcccaggcggtggccctggccgaaggcttcctcctgagccgggcggaggagaagaggcaggtggaccag TGAAGATGGAAGCCAAGAGCTCCGAGGCAGAAGGGACTCcgctggaggaagagtggaaggagcAGTCCCAGGACCCGGCTCAAGATGGCCTCTCGCATG GCAGTAGAGAGACCGTGTCCGGCTTTGGCAAAGATGTGGAAACGGCAGCTGCACCTGCAGTTCAG GAAGCCAGGAATGTAGGAGAGACTGTGATGGAGACAGACGaaagcctcaaatctgcagaaaggCTGGAGAGTTTCTCAAGAGGATCTCCAGAGAGCATTTCCTTCCCAG CTGAAGACATCAAGGAGACAACTGAGGAATTCAAGGAGTTCTTGatggaaagagaagaggaagaagagtctgAATGTAACTTCCGGGATGGAGAGGGACCAGAGAGGCAGGAAGAAAGACATGGAGAGGAGATGAGGGGAAAACCCATTCCTTGCCAAGGAGGGGATGTACATGAAGTAATTCACATGGTGGAAGAAACACACAAATGCTTGGATGGGGGACTGGATTTTATGACACACCAAAGAATCCATATAGgagagacattttgtagctgctcAGAGTGTGGCAAAAGGTTTTCAGAGAAATCAAGTCTTTTTCAACCCCAGAGGAAGACCTCCCACCATTCAGGAGGGAAAATATTTATCTGCTCAGAAAGTGGAAATAGTTTGTTTGCTGGGAATACACATAAATGTGTTCTGTGTGGAACATGCTTCGAGTGCGTATCACAGCTCCTTTTacaccaaagaatccacacagaggGAAAAACTTTTGAATGCCCACAGTATGGAAAGATATACAGTGGGACTGGCGGTATTCAAAGTCATCAAAGAACCAACACAGCAGAgaggccttttgaatgctcagaatgtggaaagagattcagtaggAGCGGTGCTCTTCAGCAGCacaaaagaacccacacaggagagaaaccctttgaatgctcagtgtgtggaaagagattcagtcagagtggtgcTCTTCAGCAACACCAAAGaactcacacgggggagaaaccttttcaatgctccgaatgtggaaagagatttagtcgGACTGCTGATCTTCAACTGCacctaagaacccacacaggggataaaccatttgaatgcttGGATTGTGGGAAAAGGTTCAGCTGGAGTGGCAGTCTCCagctgcatcaaagaacccacacaggggagaaaccttttgaatgcttggagtgtggaaagagattcagtcggagtggtaatcttcagctgcatcagagaactcacacaggggagaaaccttttgaatgtttggagtgtggaaagagatttagtcgGAGTGCTGATTTTCaactgcatcaaagaacccacacaggtgaGAAACTTTTTGAATGtttggaatgtggaaagagattcagtcggagtgcTGATCTTCAgctacatcaaagaacccacactggggagaaaccttttgaatgctcagagtgtgggaaaagattcaGCTTGAGTGGCCATCTCcaacggcatcagagaacccacacaggggagaaaccttttgaatgctctgagtgtggaaagaaattcagtcagagtggcactcttcaacaCCACttaagaatccacacaggagaaaaacctttTGTATGCtccgagtgtggaaagagattcagtcggagtggcagtcttcagctgcatcagagaatccacacaggggagaaaccttttgaatgctccgagtgcggaaagagattcagtcggagtggtgctcttcagctgcatcaaagaacacacacaggggagaaaccttttgagtgctcagagtgtggaaaaagattcagtcGGAGTGCTGATCTTCAAccgcatcaaagaacccacacaggggagaaaccttttgaatgcttggagtgtggaaagagattcagtcagagcggCCATCTTCAgttgcatcaaagaacccacacaggggagaaaccttttgagtgctccgAGTGTGGAAGGACATTCCGTCATAGATGGAGTCTTCAGCACCACCTAAGatctcacacaggggagaaaccttttaaatgctccgagtgtggaaagagattccgtcacaGATGCAGTCTTCAACACCACCTGAGAGCCCACACACAGGAGTAA
- the LOC143833957 gene encoding uncharacterized protein LOC143833957 isoform X2: MWGPSVKMEAKSSEAEGTPLEEEWKEQSQDPAQDGLSHGSRETVSGFGKDVETAAAPAVQGPFSFEEVAVSFTKAEWALLDLGQIALYREVMLENYGNVAFLARNVGETVMETDESLKSAERLESFSRGSPESISFPAEDIKETTEEFKEFLMEREEEEESECNFRDGEGPERQEERHGEEMRGKPIPCQGGDVHEVIHMVEETHKCLDGGLDFMTHQRIHIGETFCSCSECGKRFSEKSSLFQPQRKTSHHSGGKIFICSESGNSLFAGNTHKCVLCGTCFECVSQLLLHQRIHTEGKTFECPQYGKIYSGTGGIQSHQRTNTAERPFECSECGKRFSRSGALQQHKRTHTGEKPFECSVCGKRFSQSGALQQHQRTHTGEKPFQCSECGKRFSRTADLQLHLRTHTGDKPFECLDCGKRFSWSGSLQLHQRTHTGEKPFECLECGKRFSRSGNLQLHQRTHTGEKPFECLECGKRFSRSADFQLHQRTHTGEKLFECLECGKRFSRSADLQLHQRTHTGEKPFECSECGKRFSLSGHLQRHQRTHTGEKPFECSECGKKFSQSGTLQHHLRIHTGEKPFVCSECGKRFSRSGSLQLHQRIHTGEKPFECSECGKRFSRSGALQLHQRTHTGEKPFECSECGKRFSRSADLQPHQRTHTGEKPFECLECGKRFSQSGHLQLHQRTHTGEKPFECSECGRTFRHRWSLQHHLRSHTGEKPFKCSECGKRFRHRCSLQHHLRAHTQE; this comes from the exons ATGTGGGGACCCTCAGTGAAGATGGAAGCCAAGAGCTCCGAGGCAGAAGGGACTCcgctggaggaagagtggaaggagcAGTCCCAGGACCCGGCTCAAGATGGCCTCTCGCATG GCAGTAGAGAGACCGTGTCCGGCTTTGGCAAAGATGTGGAAACGGCAGCTGCACCTGCAGTTCAG GGTCCCTTTTCCTTCGAGGAGGTGGCTGTCTCTTTCACCAAggccgagtgggccctgctggatctgggCCAAATTGCTCtctacagggaagtcatgctggagaactatgggaatgtggcctttctgg CCAGGAATGTAGGAGAGACTGTGATGGAGACAGACGaaagcctcaaatctgcagaaaggCTGGAGAGTTTCTCAAGAGGATCTCCAGAGAGCATTTCCTTCCCAG CTGAAGACATCAAGGAGACAACTGAGGAATTCAAGGAGTTCTTGatggaaagagaagaggaagaagagtctgAATGTAACTTCCGGGATGGAGAGGGACCAGAGAGGCAGGAAGAAAGACATGGAGAGGAGATGAGGGGAAAACCCATTCCTTGCCAAGGAGGGGATGTACATGAAGTAATTCACATGGTGGAAGAAACACACAAATGCTTGGATGGGGGACTGGATTTTATGACACACCAAAGAATCCATATAGgagagacattttgtagctgctcAGAGTGTGGCAAAAGGTTTTCAGAGAAATCAAGTCTTTTTCAACCCCAGAGGAAGACCTCCCACCATTCAGGAGGGAAAATATTTATCTGCTCAGAAAGTGGAAATAGTTTGTTTGCTGGGAATACACATAAATGTGTTCTGTGTGGAACATGCTTCGAGTGCGTATCACAGCTCCTTTTacaccaaagaatccacacagaggGAAAAACTTTTGAATGCCCACAGTATGGAAAGATATACAGTGGGACTGGCGGTATTCAAAGTCATCAAAGAACCAACACAGCAGAgaggccttttgaatgctcagaatgtggaaagagattcagtaggAGCGGTGCTCTTCAGCAGCacaaaagaacccacacaggagagaaaccctttgaatgctcagtgtgtggaaagagattcagtcagagtggtgcTCTTCAGCAACACCAAAGaactcacacgggggagaaaccttttcaatgctccgaatgtggaaagagatttagtcgGACTGCTGATCTTCAACTGCacctaagaacccacacaggggataaaccatttgaatgcttGGATTGTGGGAAAAGGTTCAGCTGGAGTGGCAGTCTCCagctgcatcaaagaacccacacaggggagaaaccttttgaatgcttggagtgtggaaagagattcagtcggagtggtaatcttcagctgcatcagagaactcacacaggggagaaaccttttgaatgtttggagtgtggaaagagatttagtcgGAGTGCTGATTTTCaactgcatcaaagaacccacacaggtgaGAAACTTTTTGAATGtttggaatgtggaaagagattcagtcggagtgcTGATCTTCAgctacatcaaagaacccacactggggagaaaccttttgaatgctcagagtgtgggaaaagattcaGCTTGAGTGGCCATCTCcaacggcatcagagaacccacacaggggagaaaccttttgaatgctctgagtgtggaaagaaattcagtcagagtggcactcttcaacaCCACttaagaatccacacaggagaaaaacctttTGTATGCtccgagtgtggaaagagattcagtcggagtggcagtcttcagctgcatcagagaatccacacaggggagaaaccttttgaatgctccgagtgcggaaagagattcagtcggagtggtgctcttcagctgcatcaaagaacacacacaggggagaaaccttttgagtgctcagagtgtggaaaaagattcagtcGGAGTGCTGATCTTCAAccgcatcaaagaacccacacaggggagaaaccttttgaatgcttggagtgtggaaagagattcagtcagagcggCCATCTTCAgttgcatcaaagaacccacacaggggagaaaccttttgagtgctccgAGTGTGGAAGGACATTCCGTCATAGATGGAGTCTTCAGCACCACCTAAGatctcacacaggggagaaaccttttaaatgctccgagtgtggaaagagattccgtcacaGATGCAGTCTTCAACACCACCTGAGAGCCCACACACAGGAGTAA
- the LOC143833957 gene encoding uncharacterized protein LOC143833957 isoform X5: MASRMAVERPCPALAKMWKRQLHLQFRVPFPSRRWLSLSPRPSGPCWIWAKLLSTGKSCWRTMGMWPFWEARNVGETVMETDESLKSAERLESFSRGSPESISFPAEDIKETTEEFKEFLMEREEEEESECNFRDGEGPERQEERHGEEMRGKPIPCQGGDVHEVIHMVEETHKCLDGGLDFMTHQRIHIGETFCSCSECGKRFSEKSSLFQPQRKTSHHSGGKIFICSESGNSLFAGNTHKCVLCGTCFECVSQLLLHQRIHTEGKTFECPQYGKIYSGTGGIQSHQRTNTAERPFECSECGKRFSRSGALQQHKRTHTGEKPFECSVCGKRFSQSGALQQHQRTHTGEKPFQCSECGKRFSRTADLQLHLRTHTGDKPFECLDCGKRFSWSGSLQLHQRTHTGEKPFECLECGKRFSRSGNLQLHQRTHTGEKPFECLECGKRFSRSADFQLHQRTHTGEKLFECLECGKRFSRSADLQLHQRTHTGEKPFECSECGKRFSLSGHLQRHQRTHTGEKPFECSECGKKFSQSGTLQHHLRIHTGEKPFVCSECGKRFSRSGSLQLHQRIHTGEKPFECSECGKRFSRSGALQLHQRTHTGEKPFECSECGKRFSRSADLQPHQRTHTGEKPFECLECGKRFSQSGHLQLHQRTHTGEKPFECSECGRTFRHRWSLQHHLRSHTGEKPFKCSECGKRFRHRCSLQHHLRAHTQE, encoded by the exons ATGGCCTCTCGCATG GCAGTAGAGAGACCGTGTCCGGCTTTGGCAAAGATGTGGAAACGGCAGCTGCACCTGCAGTTCAG GGTCCCTTTTCCTTCGAGGAGGTGGCTGTCTCTTTCACCAAggccgagtgggccctgctggatctgggCCAAATTGCTCtctacagggaagtcatgctggagaactatgggaatgtggcctttctgg GAAGCCAGGAATGTAGGAGAGACTGTGATGGAGACAGACGaaagcctcaaatctgcagaaaggCTGGAGAGTTTCTCAAGAGGATCTCCAGAGAGCATTTCCTTCCCAG CTGAAGACATCAAGGAGACAACTGAGGAATTCAAGGAGTTCTTGatggaaagagaagaggaagaagagtctgAATGTAACTTCCGGGATGGAGAGGGACCAGAGAGGCAGGAAGAAAGACATGGAGAGGAGATGAGGGGAAAACCCATTCCTTGCCAAGGAGGGGATGTACATGAAGTAATTCACATGGTGGAAGAAACACACAAATGCTTGGATGGGGGACTGGATTTTATGACACACCAAAGAATCCATATAGgagagacattttgtagctgctcAGAGTGTGGCAAAAGGTTTTCAGAGAAATCAAGTCTTTTTCAACCCCAGAGGAAGACCTCCCACCATTCAGGAGGGAAAATATTTATCTGCTCAGAAAGTGGAAATAGTTTGTTTGCTGGGAATACACATAAATGTGTTCTGTGTGGAACATGCTTCGAGTGCGTATCACAGCTCCTTTTacaccaaagaatccacacagaggGAAAAACTTTTGAATGCCCACAGTATGGAAAGATATACAGTGGGACTGGCGGTATTCAAAGTCATCAAAGAACCAACACAGCAGAgaggccttttgaatgctcagaatgtggaaagagattcagtaggAGCGGTGCTCTTCAGCAGCacaaaagaacccacacaggagagaaaccctttgaatgctcagtgtgtggaaagagattcagtcagagtggtgcTCTTCAGCAACACCAAAGaactcacacgggggagaaaccttttcaatgctccgaatgtggaaagagatttagtcgGACTGCTGATCTTCAACTGCacctaagaacccacacaggggataaaccatttgaatgcttGGATTGTGGGAAAAGGTTCAGCTGGAGTGGCAGTCTCCagctgcatcaaagaacccacacaggggagaaaccttttgaatgcttggagtgtggaaagagattcagtcggagtggtaatcttcagctgcatcagagaactcacacaggggagaaaccttttgaatgtttggagtgtggaaagagatttagtcgGAGTGCTGATTTTCaactgcatcaaagaacccacacaggtgaGAAACTTTTTGAATGtttggaatgtggaaagagattcagtcggagtgcTGATCTTCAgctacatcaaagaacccacactggggagaaaccttttgaatgctcagagtgtgggaaaagattcaGCTTGAGTGGCCATCTCcaacggcatcagagaacccacacaggggagaaaccttttgaatgctctgagtgtggaaagaaattcagtcagagtggcactcttcaacaCCACttaagaatccacacaggagaaaaacctttTGTATGCtccgagtgtggaaagagattcagtcggagtggcagtcttcagctgcatcagagaatccacacaggggagaaaccttttgaatgctccgagtgcggaaagagattcagtcggagtggtgctcttcagctgcatcaaagaacacacacaggggagaaaccttttgagtgctcagagtgtggaaaaagattcagtcGGAGTGCTGATCTTCAAccgcatcaaagaacccacacaggggagaaaccttttgaatgcttggagtgtggaaagagattcagtcagagcggCCATCTTCAgttgcatcaaagaacccacacaggggagaaaccttttgagtgctccgAGTGTGGAAGGACATTCCGTCATAGATGGAGTCTTCAGCACCACCTAAGatctcacacaggggagaaaccttttaaatgctccgagtgtggaaagagattccgtcacaGATGCAGTCTTCAACACCACCTGAGAGCCCACACACAGGAGTAA